The Altererythrobacter sp. CAU 1644 genome has a window encoding:
- the rplS gene encoding 50S ribosomal protein L19 yields the protein MNLIQQLEAEAIENLGKDIPEFRAGDTVRVGVKVVEGTRERVQNFEGVVIARSNRGMGSNFTVRKMSFGEGVERVFPLYSPIVDSITVVRRGVVRRAKLYYLRGRTGKRARIAERKVNVKTDA from the coding sequence ATGAACCTCATTCAGCAGCTCGAAGCGGAAGCGATCGAGAACCTCGGGAAGGACATTCCCGAATTCCGCGCCGGTGACACCGTGCGCGTCGGCGTGAAGGTTGTCGAAGGCACCCGTGAGCGCGTCCAGAATTTCGAAGGCGTTGTCATTGCCCGCTCGAACCGCGGCATGGGCAGCAACTTCACCGTGCGCAAGATGAGCTTCGGTGAAGGCGTGGAACGCGTGTTCCCGCTGTACTCGCCGATCGTCGACAGCATCACCGTGGTTCGCCGTGGTGTCGTGCGTCGTGCCAAGCTCTACTACCTGCGTGGCCGCACCGGTAAGCGTGCGCGCATCGCGGAACGCAAGGTCAATGTGAAGACCGACGCATAA
- a CDS encoding ArsR/SmtB family transcription factor, with protein sequence MNDSLDLAFAALADPTRRAILARLGEGEASVAELAEPFDLSQPAISKHLKVLENAGFIETSRVGQSRPRRLRPAGLEAPQRCIEQLASYWPDRFDRLAQFLAQAKENGQ encoded by the coding sequence ATGAACGACTCGCTCGACCTAGCCTTTGCTGCGCTCGCCGATCCCACGCGTCGTGCGATCCTCGCCAGGCTAGGCGAGGGCGAAGCAAGCGTGGCGGAACTGGCCGAGCCTTTCGACCTCAGCCAGCCGGCGATCTCCAAGCATCTCAAGGTGTTGGAGAATGCAGGATTTATCGAAACCTCGCGGGTGGGGCAGTCCCGGCCGCGACGATTGCGCCCTGCCGGGCTCGAGGCGCCGCAACGCTGCATCGAGCAGCTCGCCTCATACTGGCCGGACCGCTTCGATCGGCTCGCGCAATTTCTCGCCCAAGCTAAGGAGAATGGCCAATGA
- a CDS encoding (d)CMP kinase, producing MIIAVDGPTASGKGTIAKAIAAHFGLPHLDTGLLYRAVGRQVQLNEGDPDNPSDALAATDFPDELLHDPILRSEETGGLASRVSVHPEVRRALFERQRAFAEQPGGAVLDGRDIGTVIAPEAEVKLFVTASVEARAMRRWLEMTGREIDIPLMEIEEDVIRRDERDINRKDAPLKAAPDAYILDTTSLDKDRSIAAAIEAVEKALARQP from the coding sequence ATGATCATCGCCGTCGACGGACCGACCGCCTCTGGGAAAGGCACCATCGCCAAGGCCATTGCCGCGCATTTCGGCCTGCCCCATCTCGATACCGGCCTGCTCTACCGGGCGGTCGGGCGGCAGGTGCAATTGAACGAAGGCGACCCCGACAATCCGTCGGACGCCCTCGCTGCCACCGATTTTCCCGATGAACTGCTGCACGATCCGATCCTGCGCAGTGAGGAAACCGGCGGCCTCGCCAGCCGCGTCTCCGTCCACCCCGAGGTTCGCCGCGCGCTGTTCGAGCGGCAACGCGCCTTTGCCGAACAACCCGGTGGCGCGGTGCTCGACGGACGCGATATCGGCACGGTGATTGCGCCCGAAGCCGAGGTGAAGCTGTTCGTCACCGCCAGCGTCGAGGCGCGCGCCATGCGTCGCTGGCTCGAGATGACCGGGCGCGAGATCGATATCCCACTGATGGAGATCGAGGAAGACGTCATTCGCCGCGACGAGCGCGATATCAATCGCAAGGATGCACCGCTCAAGGCCGCCCCCGACGCCTATATTCTCGACACGACCAGTCTCGACAAGGATCGGTCCATCGCCGCCGCAATCGAGGCGGTCGAAAAGGCTCTGGCACGGCAACCATGA
- the aroA gene encoding 3-phosphoshikimate 1-carboxyvinyltransferase — MPRGPLTGRLRVPGDKSISHRSIMFGALAVGETRVTGLLEGEDVMATAEAMRKMGAQIEKIGGEWRIHGVGVGGLLQPESPLEMGNSGTSTRLLMGLIAGHDITATFTGDASLSKRPMGRVIEPLSQMGASFEASEGGTLPLTMRGASPGVPITYRLPVASAQVKSAVLLAGLNTAGITTVIEPVPTRDHSERMLRGFGAELEVEEVDGERIIRIYGEADLSPQQVEVPGDPSSAAFFIVAALITEGSDLMVENVGLNPTRAGLIGVLRDMGGSIEELDRREIGGEPVADLRVRYSKLTGIDVDPAVAPSMIDEFPVLFVAASQASGTTTTSGLDELRVKESDRLSAMATALALAGARVEEHEDGLTIYGSGGEPLAGTGDQPIATHLDHRIAMSMAVAGLAARDGVEIDDTSPIATSFPNFMALLDEAAA, encoded by the coding sequence ATGCCCCGCGGCCCTCTGACCGGCAGGCTGCGCGTTCCCGGCGACAAGTCGATCAGCCACCGTTCGATCATGTTCGGCGCGCTGGCGGTGGGCGAGACGCGCGTTACCGGCCTGCTCGAAGGCGAAGACGTGATGGCGACCGCCGAAGCGATGCGCAAGATGGGTGCGCAGATCGAGAAGATCGGCGGAGAATGGCGCATCCACGGTGTCGGTGTGGGCGGATTGCTCCAGCCGGAAAGCCCGCTCGAGATGGGCAATAGCGGCACTTCCACGCGCCTGCTGATGGGCCTGATTGCGGGCCACGATATCACCGCGACCTTCACCGGCGATGCCAGCCTCTCCAAGCGCCCGATGGGCCGCGTGATCGAACCGCTGTCGCAGATGGGCGCAAGTTTCGAAGCGAGCGAGGGCGGAACGCTGCCGCTGACCATGCGGGGCGCATCGCCGGGCGTGCCGATCACCTATCGCCTCCCCGTGGCGAGCGCACAGGTCAAGAGCGCAGTGCTGCTCGCCGGGCTCAACACCGCAGGCATCACCACGGTGATCGAGCCGGTGCCGACCCGCGACCACTCCGAGCGCATGCTGCGTGGTTTCGGCGCGGAGCTCGAGGTCGAGGAGGTGGATGGTGAACGCATCATCCGCATCTACGGCGAGGCTGACCTCTCGCCGCAGCAGGTGGAGGTTCCAGGCGATCCCTCGTCAGCCGCCTTCTTTATCGTCGCGGCGCTCATCACAGAAGGCAGCGACCTCATGGTCGAGAATGTCGGCCTCAATCCGACCCGCGCGGGACTTATCGGCGTGCTGCGCGACATGGGCGGAAGTATCGAGGAACTCGACCGGCGCGAGATCGGGGGTGAACCGGTCGCGGACCTGCGTGTGCGCTACTCAAAGCTGACCGGGATCGATGTCGACCCGGCCGTCGCACCGAGCATGATCGACGAATTTCCGGTGTTGTTTGTCGCGGCATCGCAGGCGTCTGGCACCACCACCACCAGCGGCCTCGACGAATTGCGGGTCAAGGAAAGCGACCGACTGTCGGCAATGGCGACCGCCCTGGCGCTCGCGGGTGCGCGCGTTGAGGAGCACGAGGACGGGCTTACCATTTACGGGTCGGGTGGCGAGCCGCTTGCCGGCACTGGCGACCAACCTATTGCCACCCATCTCGATCACCGGATCGCCATGAGCATGGCAGTCGCGGGCCTCGCCGCGCGCGACGGGGTGGAGATCGACGACACGTCGCCTATCGCAACCAGCTTCCCCAATTTCATGGCGCTGCTCGACGAGGCGGCGGCGTGA
- a CDS encoding NAD(P)/FAD-dependent oxidoreductase, protein MDGKIDDCIIVGAGPAGLTAAIYLARYYLSIRLFDCGTSRASWIPTSHNHAGFPDGINGNELLERMRDQAAKYGAMREPKRVTDLTKEGETFVVTCDDETFRARTVLLATGVVNNRPEGIGEQLHDEAMSRGLIRYCPVCDGYEVTDKKVAVIGTADHGTAEAQFIRTYTADLTLVSPDGDHDLSDTCSAELDAAGIARVAGPCGGFAIENGQIAFDTAEGRMAFDSIYPALGSVVRSGLAVSCGAKVSEGDCIVVDDHYETSVPGLFAAGDVVVGLDQISAAMGQAGIAATTIRNHLAAQTPLRR, encoded by the coding sequence ATGGATGGGAAGATCGACGACTGTATCATCGTGGGCGCGGGGCCGGCCGGGCTGACCGCAGCCATCTATCTCGCGCGATACTACCTCAGCATTCGCCTGTTCGATTGCGGCACCAGCCGCGCCAGCTGGATCCCGACCAGCCACAATCACGCCGGTTTTCCCGACGGGATCAATGGCAATGAATTGCTCGAACGGATGCGCGATCAGGCCGCCAAATACGGCGCCATGCGCGAGCCCAAGCGGGTGACGGATCTCACGAAAGAAGGCGAGACATTCGTCGTAACATGCGATGACGAGACCTTTCGCGCCCGCACCGTCCTGCTCGCTACTGGCGTCGTCAACAACCGCCCCGAAGGTATCGGAGAGCAACTCCACGACGAGGCCATGTCGCGCGGGCTGATCCGCTATTGCCCGGTGTGCGATGGCTACGAGGTGACCGACAAGAAGGTTGCGGTGATCGGCACCGCTGATCACGGCACGGCGGAAGCGCAGTTCATCCGCACCTACACCGCCGATCTGACGCTGGTCTCGCCGGACGGTGACCACGATCTGTCGGATACATGCTCGGCCGAGCTCGATGCCGCCGGTATCGCGCGGGTCGCGGGCCCCTGCGGCGGCTTTGCCATCGAGAACGGCCAGATTGCCTTCGACACGGCGGAAGGCCGCATGGCGTTCGACAGCATCTATCCCGCGCTTGGATCGGTGGTGCGTTCTGGCCTGGCCGTCTCTTGCGGCGCCAAGGTCAGCGAGGGCGACTGCATCGTGGTCGATGACCACTACGAAACCAGCGTGCCCGGGCTGTTCGCGGCTGGCGACGTCGTGGTCGGGCTCGACCAGATCAGCGCGGCGATGGGCCAGGCGGGCATTGCTGCCACCACGATCCGCAACCACCTCGCGGCGCAGACCCCGCTCAGGCGCTAG
- the trmD gene encoding tRNA (guanosine(37)-N1)-methyltransferase TrmD → MTFAATILTLYPEMFPGPLRLSLAGRALEEQRWSLDTIQIRDFSQDKHRTVDDTPAGGGAGMVLKADVLAAAVDHARMLQPKTPILAMTPRGKPITQQRIRELAAGPGVTILCGRFEGFDERLFEARPEIEQVSLADVVLSGGEPAALAILDACIRLLPGVMGAPDSGAEESFEEGLLEYPQYTRPQEWEGRTIPEVLRSGDHAKIAAWRKARSEEDTRLRRPDLWERHGGDPVQPASGAQREEEG, encoded by the coding sequence ATGACCTTCGCCGCCACCATCCTCACACTCTACCCGGAGATGTTTCCCGGGCCCTTGCGGCTGTCGCTTGCCGGGCGTGCGCTGGAGGAGCAGCGCTGGTCGCTCGACACCATCCAGATCCGCGATTTCTCGCAGGACAAACACCGCACGGTCGATGACACGCCGGCCGGCGGCGGGGCTGGCATGGTGCTCAAGGCCGATGTGCTCGCGGCGGCGGTCGATCATGCCCGGATGCTGCAACCCAAGACCCCGATCCTGGCCATGACCCCGCGCGGGAAACCGATCACGCAACAGCGCATTCGGGAGCTTGCCGCGGGGCCGGGGGTGACCATCCTGTGCGGCCGGTTCGAGGGTTTCGACGAGCGGCTGTTCGAGGCGCGTCCGGAGATCGAGCAGGTCAGCCTCGCCGACGTGGTCCTCTCGGGCGGAGAGCCTGCCGCGCTGGCCATACTTGACGCTTGCATTCGCCTGCTTCCCGGCGTAATGGGCGCGCCCGACAGCGGAGCCGAAGAATCCTTCGAAGAAGGACTGCTCGAATATCCGCAATATACCCGACCTCAGGAATGGGAAGGGCGCACGATCCCTGAAGTGCTGCGATCGGGGGATCATGCGAAGATCGCTGCTTGGCGCAAGGCAAGGAGCGAAGAAGACACTCGGTTACGCAGGCCGGATTTATGGGAACGCCATGGTGGCGATCCGGTCCAGCCTGCCTCTGGCGCGCAGCGAGAAGAAGAAGGATAG
- a CDS encoding carbon-nitrogen hydrolase family protein, protein MSTLQVAICQAAPIPLAIGDGIDKAVRLAREAVEGGAQVVAFGETFLGGYPLWLDEAPGAALWDHPGTRALHAILLEQAVIEGDERFDPLQELCDQTGALVSIGTHERIRRSLYNTQFVFRPNAQPLPHRKLVPTHGERLIWMRGDGSTLNVHEAEWGNLGHLICWEHWMPLARAAMHNLGEAVHVCAWPTVREQYAIASRHYAMEGRCFVLAAGLVQAKEDLFDGLVRVGGNAEAKALIEAIESEQLNRGGSMIIAPDARVVAQAGEGEEMLFAELDLPEVDEGLASLDTDGHYSRPDVFDLSVDVRPKDGVKWNAD, encoded by the coding sequence ATGTCCACGCTTCAAGTCGCCATCTGCCAGGCTGCACCAATCCCGCTCGCGATCGGCGACGGAATCGACAAGGCCGTGCGGCTGGCCCGCGAGGCGGTCGAGGGTGGGGCGCAGGTCGTGGCGTTCGGCGAAACCTTTCTCGGCGGCTATCCGTTGTGGCTCGACGAGGCTCCGGGTGCCGCCTTGTGGGACCATCCCGGTACGCGCGCGCTCCATGCCATTCTGCTCGAACAGGCAGTGATCGAAGGCGACGAGCGCTTCGACCCGCTGCAGGAGCTGTGCGACCAGACCGGCGCGCTGGTGAGTATCGGCACGCATGAGCGTATCCGCCGCAGCCTCTACAATACGCAATTCGTGTTTCGGCCCAATGCCCAGCCGCTGCCGCACCGCAAGCTGGTCCCGACGCATGGCGAGCGGCTGATTTGGATGCGCGGCGATGGCTCGACGCTCAACGTGCACGAGGCCGAATGGGGCAATCTCGGCCATCTGATCTGCTGGGAGCACTGGATGCCGCTGGCGCGCGCAGCGATGCACAATCTGGGCGAGGCGGTGCATGTGTGTGCGTGGCCCACGGTGCGCGAGCAGTACGCCATCGCCAGCCGCCATTATGCGATGGAGGGGCGCTGCTTCGTGCTGGCCGCAGGGCTGGTGCAGGCGAAGGAGGACCTGTTTGACGGGTTGGTACGCGTGGGCGGGAATGCGGAGGCGAAAGCGCTCATCGAAGCCATCGAAAGCGAGCAACTCAACCGCGGCGGCTCGATGATTATCGCCCCCGATGCGCGGGTGGTCGCGCAGGCGGGCGAGGGCGAGGAGATGTTGTTCGCAGAGCTCGATCTGCCTGAGGTCGATGAAGGTTTGGCCTCACTCGATACCGATGGTCACTACTCGAGACCGGATGTTTTCGACCTGTCGGTTGACGTGCGCCCGAAAGACGGAGTGAAATGGAATGCTGATTGA
- a CDS encoding CBU_0592 family membrane protein: MIDLDIYTLIGFIGMACIIGAYFYLTWKDDPNPFILHGTNLAGAALLTVSLVVHTNWPSLVLEGFWAAIAIWGLWKALRSRKAAR, from the coding sequence GTGATCGACCTCGACATCTACACGCTGATCGGCTTCATCGGCATGGCCTGCATCATCGGTGCCTATTTCTATCTCACGTGGAAGGATGATCCGAACCCGTTCATCCTCCACGGCACCAATCTCGCTGGGGCGGCGCTGCTCACCGTGTCATTGGTGGTCCATACCAACTGGCCGAGCCTGGTGCTCGAAGGCTTCTGGGCGGCAATCGCCATCTGGGGCTTGTGGAAGGCGCTGCGCTCGCGCAAAGCCGCGCGATGA
- a CDS encoding TIGR02300 family protein — protein MAKPEWGTKRSCPKCGERFYDLGKEDPVTCIECGEEWHPEPVLKTKQPIPFEEEEKKKDKEADADLSGDDDDLDIDIDEDDDSPDNEVDLGGDDDLGVDTGKGDDDDDS, from the coding sequence ATGGCCAAGCCAGAATGGGGAACCAAGCGCAGCTGTCCGAAATGCGGCGAGCGCTTCTACGACCTCGGTAAGGAAGATCCCGTCACTTGCATCGAGTGCGGCGAGGAGTGGCACCCCGAGCCGGTGCTGAAAACCAAGCAGCCGATTCCGTTCGAGGAAGAAGAGAAGAAGAAAGACAAGGAAGCGGACGCAGATCTCAGCGGCGACGATGATGATCTGGACATCGACATCGACGAAGATGACGATTCGCCCGACAATGAAGTCGATCTTGGCGGCGACGACGATCTGGGCGTCGATACCGGCAAGGGCGACGACGACGACGACAGCTAA
- the rpsP gene encoding 30S ribosomal protein S16, with the protein MAVAIRLSRGGAKKRPYYRIVVADVRSPRDGKYLEQIGIYNPMLPKDDAGRVKLDEDRARHWLSVGAKPSDRVHRFLDAAGILERAARNNPKKGEPGEAAKERAEEKAAKAAEAEEAAKEAAEAPAEEEAVVEEAATEEVAAEEAPAEEAAAEEVPAEEAAAEEAPAEEAAAEEAPAEEAAEEKAE; encoded by the coding sequence ATGGCAGTTGCAATTCGTCTCTCGCGCGGTGGCGCGAAAAAGCGTCCCTACTACCGCATCGTCGTAGCCGACGTGCGCAGCCCGCGCGACGGCAAGTATCTCGAGCAGATCGGTATCTACAACCCGATGCTGCCCAAGGACGACGCCGGTCGCGTCAAGCTCGACGAAGATCGTGCGCGTCACTGGCTGTCGGTCGGCGCCAAGCCGTCGGACCGCGTTCACCGCTTCCTCGACGCAGCCGGCATCCTCGAACGCGCTGCGCGCAACAACCCGAAGAAGGGTGAACCGGGCGAAGCTGCCAAGGAACGCGCCGAAGAGAAGGCCGCCAAGGCTGCCGAAGCCGAGGAAGCTGCCAAGGAAGCTGCTGAAGCTCCGGCCGAGGAAGAAGCTGTAGTAGAAGAAGCGGCGACTGAAGAAGTTGCCGCTGAAGAAGCGCCGGCTGAAGAAGCTGCTGCCGAAGAGGTTCCCGCTGAAGAAGCTGCCGCCGAGGAAGCACCGGCCGAAGAAGCTGCTGCTGAAGAAGCACCGGCTGAAGAAGCAGCCGAAGAAAAGGCCGAGTAA
- the ffh gene encoding signal recognition particle protein, protein MFDSLSDRLGSVFDRLRGRGALSEQDVRDAMREVRVALLEADVALPVARRFIDAVTEKAIGQDVLRSVTPGQQVVKIVNDELVDMLGGVETPSLNLEARPPVVIMMVGLQGSGKTTTTAKLGKLLKEKHGKKALMASLDVNRPAAQEQLAILGTQVEVATLPIVQGQQPVDIARRAMESAKLQNVDVLLLDTAGRLHVDEALMAEMKAVAGVSAPTEVLLVVDSLTGQDAVNVAQSFSGEVPLTGVILTRMDGDARGGAALSMRHVTGKPIKFAGTGEKLDAIEVFDPKRVAGRILGMGDVVSLVEKAAETIKHEDAEALAKRMAKGQFDLNDLRTQLQQMQSMGGIGMLAGMLPGMKKAKQAMQASGMDDKVLVHMDAIIGSMTPKERANPALMNAKRKKRVAAGSGTEVQEVNKVLKMHQEMSRAMKQIKKMGGLKGLGALFGKGGMGAAMPGLGGPGGMPGGMPGLGGGQGPSVDPDTLTPDLRDLLNKK, encoded by the coding sequence ATGTTTGACAGCCTGTCAGATCGCCTCGGCAGCGTGTTCGATCGCCTGCGCGGACGCGGCGCACTGTCCGAACAGGATGTGCGCGACGCGATGCGCGAGGTGCGTGTGGCGCTCCTCGAAGCTGACGTCGCATTGCCGGTTGCCCGCCGGTTCATCGATGCCGTCACCGAGAAGGCGATCGGCCAGGACGTGCTGCGTTCGGTTACGCCGGGCCAGCAGGTGGTCAAGATCGTCAACGACGAACTGGTCGACATGCTTGGCGGGGTTGAAACGCCCAGCCTTAATCTCGAGGCCCGCCCGCCAGTCGTGATCATGATGGTCGGCCTGCAGGGCTCGGGTAAGACGACCACGACGGCCAAGCTCGGCAAGCTGCTCAAGGAAAAGCACGGCAAGAAGGCGCTGATGGCGTCGCTCGACGTCAATCGCCCCGCGGCGCAGGAACAGCTCGCCATCCTCGGTACGCAGGTCGAAGTGGCGACCCTGCCGATCGTGCAGGGCCAGCAGCCGGTCGATATCGCGCGGCGCGCGATGGAATCGGCCAAGCTGCAGAACGTTGACGTCCTGCTCCTCGACACCGCAGGCCGCCTGCATGTCGATGAAGCGCTGATGGCCGAGATGAAGGCCGTGGCTGGCGTTTCCGCGCCGACCGAGGTCCTGCTGGTGGTCGACAGCCTGACCGGCCAGGACGCTGTCAACGTCGCGCAGAGCTTCAGCGGCGAAGTGCCGCTCACCGGCGTGATCCTAACCCGTATGGACGGTGATGCGCGCGGTGGTGCGGCGCTGTCGATGCGCCATGTCACAGGCAAGCCGATCAAGTTTGCCGGTACGGGCGAAAAGCTCGACGCGATCGAGGTGTTCGATCCCAAGCGCGTCGCGGGCCGGATCCTCGGCATGGGCGATGTCGTCTCGCTGGTCGAAAAGGCCGCCGAGACGATCAAGCACGAAGACGCCGAGGCGCTCGCCAAGCGCATGGCCAAGGGTCAATTCGATCTCAACGACCTGCGCACCCAGCTGCAGCAGATGCAGAGCATGGGCGGCATCGGCATGCTCGCGGGCATGCTGCCGGGAATGAAGAAGGCCAAGCAGGCGATGCAGGCCAGTGGCATGGATGACAAGGTTCTGGTCCACATGGATGCGATCATCGGCTCGATGACGCCCAAGGAACGCGCCAATCCCGCCCTGATGAACGCCAAGCGCAAGAAGCGCGTAGCGGCCGGATCGGGAACCGAGGTGCAGGAAGTCAACAAGGTGCTGAAGATGCACCAGGAGATGTCCCGCGCCATGAAACAGATCAAGAAGATGGGCGGGCTCAAGGGGCTCGGCGCACTGTTCGGCAAGGGTGGCATGGGTGCCGCCATGCCTGGTCTTGGTGGCCCGGGCGGAATGCCTGGCGGCATGCCGGGACTGGGCGGGGGGCAAGGCCCCTCGGTCGATCCGGATACGCTCACGCCCGATCTGCGCGATTTATTGAACAAGAAGTGA
- the rimM gene encoding ribosome maturation factor RimM (Essential for efficient processing of 16S rRNA) codes for MSDKPVTLAAVTGAHGVTGEVRLKLLGEGIDTLSQHKSFNEGALTLTKIRSDNKGGAIARFAEVKDRTSAEQLRGTALSVSRDALPALEDGEYYHADLVGLAVVTDAGDTVGSVIAVQNFGATDIVEIELDPLPAKGPKTFMVPMIEAAVLEWDGVRMVISADFKDD; via the coding sequence ATGTCGGACAAGCCCGTTACGCTGGCCGCCGTCACCGGTGCGCATGGTGTGACGGGCGAGGTCCGGCTCAAGCTCCTGGGCGAGGGGATCGATACCCTGTCGCAGCACAAGAGCTTCAATGAGGGCGCGCTGACCCTCACTAAAATCCGCAGCGACAACAAGGGCGGTGCCATCGCGCGCTTTGCCGAGGTAAAGGATCGCACTTCGGCCGAGCAGCTGCGCGGCACCGCCCTTTCTGTTTCGCGCGATGCTCTCCCGGCCCTTGAAGATGGCGAATACTACCATGCCGACCTGGTCGGGCTCGCCGTCGTCACGGACGCAGGCGACACCGTTGGCAGCGTCATTGCAGTGCAGAATTTCGGCGCGACGGACATCGTCGAGATCGAACTCGACCCGCTACCCGCCAAAGGCCCGAAGACGTTCATGGTCCCGATGATCGAGGCGGCAGTGCTTGAATGGGATGGCGTGCGGATGGTCATCTCCGCAGATTTCAAGGATGATTAG
- a CDS encoding LysR substrate-binding domain-containing protein has protein sequence MKLPPLPALRAFEAAGRLEHFSRAAEELAMTQAAVSYQIRQLEDFLGEKLFERERGRVRLSATGQRLHRPISEAFGAMRSAFADLEQERSAILSLSGPVSFGATWLSGSIGRFQLLYPDLALRLSLTNDVVDLSGGDFDLAIRMGKGNWEGLREHFLFRLYVTPMCSPEFAESHRLETSQDLLKVERISPHDFMWSDYFASAGIGEKPSEMRGIALENQSQEASAAKSGFGVALLTPLLWREEIDNGSLVCPIDHIHYSDICHFVVYPERRVGIRKIERFREWISAEIARAELGIPPAAFERPVN, from the coding sequence GTGAAGCTTCCACCTCTCCCCGCGCTGCGCGCATTCGAGGCCGCCGGACGGCTTGAGCATTTCTCGCGCGCGGCGGAAGAACTTGCGATGACGCAGGCCGCTGTGAGCTATCAGATCCGCCAGCTCGAGGACTTCCTGGGCGAGAAGTTGTTCGAGCGCGAGCGAGGCAGGGTACGGCTGAGTGCGACGGGGCAGCGGCTGCATCGACCCATTAGCGAAGCTTTTGGTGCCATGCGCAGCGCCTTTGCCGATCTGGAGCAGGAACGAAGCGCGATCCTGTCGCTGAGCGGACCGGTGTCATTCGGCGCGACCTGGCTGTCGGGTTCGATCGGCAGGTTTCAACTGCTCTATCCCGATCTTGCGCTGCGGCTCTCGCTTACCAACGATGTGGTTGACCTTTCGGGAGGGGACTTCGACCTCGCTATCCGCATGGGGAAGGGCAATTGGGAGGGACTGCGCGAGCATTTCCTCTTCCGGCTCTACGTTACCCCGATGTGCTCGCCCGAGTTCGCCGAGAGCCACCGCCTCGAGACGTCGCAGGACCTGCTCAAGGTGGAACGCATCAGTCCGCACGATTTCATGTGGAGCGACTACTTCGCGAGCGCAGGCATTGGTGAGAAGCCGAGCGAGATGCGCGGCATCGCGCTTGAGAACCAGTCACAGGAGGCGAGCGCCGCCAAATCGGGCTTTGGCGTGGCGCTGCTCACCCCGCTGCTTTGGCGGGAGGAAATCGACAATGGCAGTCTGGTCTGCCCGATCGATCACATCCATTATTCCGATATCTGTCACTTCGTCGTCTATCCCGAACGACGGGTTGGCATCCGCAAGATCGAACGCTTTCGCGAATGGATCTCGGCCGAGATTGCGCGCGCTGAGCTTGGCATTCCGCCGGCAGCCTTTGAGCGTCCGGTCAACTAG
- a CDS encoding SRPBCC family protein translates to MSDIPVFTITRVFEAPRAVVFDAWADPEKMVQWSGPPGAKLTTLSGSITEGSAMHTRSDHPQMGTTYTLALWREVRPHSRIVWEQSFADETGGKVLPSFFKAWPLTLLTEVDFEDAGMNTRVTLRWTPIEGSEEDFAEFARMMSSMNQGWGGSFDELEKFLRD, encoded by the coding sequence ATGAGCGACATTCCGGTGTTTACCATTACGCGAGTATTCGAAGCGCCGCGCGCGGTCGTGTTCGACGCGTGGGCGGATCCGGAGAAAATGGTGCAATGGTCTGGCCCTCCGGGGGCAAAGCTCACGACCCTGTCGGGCAGCATTACCGAGGGCTCGGCTATGCACACCCGCTCGGACCACCCGCAGATGGGGACCACCTATACCCTCGCCCTGTGGCGCGAAGTTCGCCCGCATTCGCGGATCGTTTGGGAACAGAGCTTTGCAGACGAAACAGGTGGCAAGGTGCTTCCTTCCTTCTTCAAGGCGTGGCCCTTGACCTTGTTGACCGAGGTCGATTTTGAGGATGCCGGCATGAACACGCGGGTCACCCTGCGCTGGACCCCGATCGAGGGTTCGGAGGAGGACTTTGCCGAATTCGCTCGGATGATGTCCTCGATGAATCAGGGCTGGGGCGGCAGCTTCGATGAGCTGGAGAAATTCCTTCGCGATTGA